A section of the Leptospira noumeaensis genome encodes:
- a CDS encoding class II aldolase/adducin family protein — protein MKDSKIDSVRKSMLTACIKLADLGFLAGVGGNLAVRIDSKLMAVTPSATDYYTMKPEDLCILEIKGLKMVEGTKQPTTESGIHASFFTLRPEIEVSLHTHQPLASAVTLLGLDMEIQSSEGKKNIGPYLRSISYAPSGTSFLVNAFKKRINSETNGYLLRNHGLVCGAYTLDQAIENVKLIEKEAASFLRTRIEKNTNLSYMTSGMKQQLLSAL, from the coding sequence CTGATTTAGGATTTTTAGCTGGGGTTGGTGGAAATTTAGCTGTGAGAATCGATTCCAAACTAATGGCAGTCACTCCCTCTGCTACCGATTATTATACAATGAAACCGGAAGACCTTTGTATCTTAGAAATCAAGGGACTAAAAATGGTGGAAGGAACCAAACAACCTACCACAGAAAGCGGAATCCATGCGTCGTTTTTTACCTTAAGACCAGAGATTGAAGTGAGTTTGCATACCCACCAACCACTAGCGAGTGCTGTCACCCTTCTTGGTTTGGATATGGAAATCCAATCAAGTGAAGGGAAAAAAAACATTGGTCCGTATCTTAGATCCATATCTTATGCACCGTCAGGTACATCCTTTCTTGTAAATGCATTCAAAAAAAGAATCAATTCAGAAACAAACGGTTACCTACTCAGAAATCATGGATTGGTTTGTGGCGCATATACGTTAGACCAAGCCATAGAAAATGTTAAGTTAATCGAAAAAGAAGCAGCAAGTTTTCTACGCACAAGAATTGAAAAAAATACAAACTTATCTTATATGACAAGTGGTATGAAACAACAGTTACTTTCTGCATTATAA
- a CDS encoding aldose epimerase — translation MKVSTTLKKKTPKPISSPDEIELKNLWHRLETKGLLQNHKADLSFRLPGKGSFLLIHREEGKKSKPEIAEYKIENPTESLRIHLVSDETLNLIRFHASMYSLRPDIGAVASFRPHWSSLLKTLDHPLPLVFDEQCRQLGAPVIHLPKHIDGSVKNNSIIQSGANAFLDENHVVITSVTRDKAIYNCELIEKCSKAYLLAYSTGNPIRNIPWWVRFIAKSRLLKDEKKASRAYALGQAPTGFKAY, via the coding sequence ATGAAAGTTAGTACTACTCTTAAGAAAAAAACTCCCAAACCAATTTCTTCTCCTGATGAGATAGAACTTAAAAATTTATGGCATAGGCTCGAAACAAAAGGTTTATTACAAAACCACAAAGCAGATCTTTCTTTCCGACTTCCAGGAAAAGGAAGTTTTCTTCTGATACATCGCGAAGAAGGAAAAAAATCAAAACCAGAAATTGCAGAATATAAAATTGAAAACCCTACAGAATCTTTACGAATCCATTTGGTGAGTGATGAAACTTTGAACTTGATTCGGTTTCACGCAAGTATGTATTCTTTAAGACCAGATATTGGTGCAGTAGCTTCTTTTCGTCCGCACTGGAGTTCTTTACTAAAAACACTCGATCATCCCCTACCCTTGGTTTTTGACGAACAGTGTCGCCAGTTAGGTGCTCCCGTCATCCACCTTCCCAAACATATAGATGGATCTGTGAAAAATAACTCCATAATTCAAAGTGGAGCCAATGCATTTCTTGATGAGAACCATGTCGTGATCACAAGTGTGACTCGGGACAAAGCCATTTACAACTGTGAGTTGATTGAAAAATGTTCTAAAGCATATCTTTTAGCATATTCCACAGGAAACCCGATCAGAAATATTCCTTGGTGGGTGCGTTTCATTGCGAAATCGAGACTTCTCAAAGATGAAAAAAAAGCAAGCCGGGCTTATGCACTTGGTCAAGCACCGACTGGGTTTAAAGCTTATTAA